The Quercus robur chromosome 3, dhQueRobu3.1, whole genome shotgun sequence DNA segment ggTAATCTAAGTTCAACTAGTgaacatggttttaaaaataaaacagccAAATAATCAGAAAAGGGTCCAGTTCCCAATTTTTATTGAACTGAATTATGGTTTGGTTTTCGATTGAATATGTCAGTTTAGtctagtttttaaaactatggtgGGGATAGTTGATTGAACATAAAGTAATTAAGTGCTATCAAAATACAATgatatgtttatttttcttatattcataGTGAATTTAATAATGAATTTGATGAGTGAGATTCaccataaatataaaaagatgagctattatattattttactttaaGAATACTTAAAAATTACTCTGATTAAACATATATGTAGCATATTAAAGGTTGAAAGGTTGATTAcgaaaatcatgaaaattaatttatttaaaaaaaaaaattcaaatctagtTTTAATTAATCTAATCTTGTGTATCATTTTGATAGTTAGGCCTTTAAGAATTTAATTGGCATTGATTTTAGGTTAGTAaattaggctgtgtttggttgctggaaaatgttttccggaaaatacatactttccggaaatgctaatttccggaaaaggaaaatgtattcGGGTGTTTGGTTGTCTCGGAaatcgttttacggaaaatcaattccggtgtttgattcgtccaaatattttatggaaatcgttttacggaaaattaattccggtgtttggttcgtccaaatattttacggaaaataCTTTACGGAAAACGTTTTCCCATGTTTGGTTCGGAAAATACTTTACGGAAAATAATTTGgatcattttacggaaaatgatCTAGAATCTGGCCCTAAAAAATCGTCCATCCTTGAATGAAGTTTTGGACGAATTGGAGAAGATCAATGCTATATTTTGCTCTTATAGATAAAATTCAAGAACCTGCATTCCCTATACATATCtgtaacaatacaaaaattatgGTCATTTGGTTCAACGTCAAACATAATCATTCGAATATacccataatatttatataaaaacagcCACATCAATCGTTCACCATTGGCATTACACCTCAATGGCATACAAAAATGATACCTATTTGTGGTATCTGAACAgtacaaatacataatttgggcaattgtatcgtcccaataatacaaaagagtacatatataatatattgatagGTCAATATTAATACTACAACAAAAGTTAATTCCTAAATCTACCATCACAGTCAACATGAAATAAGCAAATcaaatttgtgagaaaaaataaccaTCTAACCACAGCTTCCTCAATGTAGCATTCTTGGCTAAAAATCCACGTGCCGTCTTCTCATTCTCACAAAGATGGTCGAAGGCAGTAGCGAGCATATCTTCGCTATATCCATCCGCCATCATAGCTATTACCTCATTATACAAAGTTGTGTAATCTACCGGGCCCCGATTAATTTCTTTCAGAGCGACAGCTATTTCCTTCAGCTGATCAGACAGATCAGTCAGCACACTATCATCAGCATTAGAAGCTGCACGCCCTCTTTTGCGGGACTTGGAAATTCTCGACCCAGTGGTGGATGATTCATTTGTGTTCTTCCCCTTTTCAACCACACATTCATCCACATTATCTGCAACAAACTCTGCACTATCCCCATTATCCCCATTATCTGGCTCATTTTTGATATCCACTCCGGACTTAGCAAAGGCACCTGTGGCTGTGTCCTTCCCCACCACAATCGCTAATTCAtcgtaaaactcaatttttttgttcagaTACTCGGCATGCTTCCGATGTGCCTGTAAGGGAGAAAAGAACGTATATAATAATGCAATAATAACTTCACtcataaattcaatataaaagaCTATGCAATAACAATTAAAGCAAATACTCCATACtttttcctacattttctcagtaatcaaacaagtaatgcaaaaatTAAGGATGAAACAAGTCAATACATTATGCTacttgtagggtcacgttccagAACGAACCGAAATTGTAGTTGGGTCAGGACGTGAGTgtgcccatacaatatcatttgtagagagtgggatcgaaaggctaaatCGTGTTCACCCGGTGGTGGTTTTGTTAAGCTTTTCATACCTGGTTCAGGTGTATTcaccttttgaaaaaaaatcccctttttaggttacatattttttcttttatattagcatgcgttcaatttctttcgtccacgtgtagggtcgacctttccaagactgatacttgtcccatcagtcctagacctaagtcgttgagagttgttgataaagttaacGGATAAGGATCTGTTAGGcacagagatatgcatggggaaggtggcaaaggaagcctttcttagatattttagatttcccttcaagcacGTCCCTTTACCTTTCGGCCCTTgttcttgggtcagccgaggactgcactgtcctcggctgcttctccgggccaattgggccatactactcttgaactctggccatgacctttttcggcttaggcctttggacccttcattagcaaatgggcctggcccgttaattattggaccccacactACTATTATGCACACTTCACTGCTAAGAgagcccaattaaaaaaaaaaagaaaaaaaaaattagaacagcAAGCACAAATCTTTTGGTTAaaaactttgttttctttcattcaCTTCTTCCTAGCAACCAAATAGAAAGATCAAAGAAAACAGTGGATCCTTAATTTCCTATTATTCCCAAGTCATAGCtgaaaaaaaacccattaaaagAATCACCTTAAAAAGAAAGTATCAATCTTTTATTTACTTTCCCAACATTTTATTAGCAACCAAACCGAGAACCAAATAAAATTGTAGCTCAgacacatatacacatatagATATATGAAAACGCATAGATATGTATAGATATAATACATAGGTAAGGTGACATGAAAGTTATGTTTGAAAAACCTTATAAAAGCAATGgaatcctaaaaagaatgacactataaatttcatataaaaggcaaaaacatatattattatctatattaagaaaatatagttggaagCCATACCATAACTTCTTCTTGGTATGTTTTACCGTCACAAGTAATCATTTTCAGATTTTCATCCCAACCGAATCCACTCTTCTTTCTAAGCTCTTGAATAGTTGCCCACATGGACCTTAGAGTCCGCATCCGGTTCTCCACAAATACAGGGTGGCACTCAACCCCGAAATGGGCCGTTATCTCCTTCGCTACAAGAGCAAAGGAGCCGGCCCTAAAAGTATTAGAGGGCTTATTGCCCTTTCCAGCCTCCTCTGTAAGTATCTTTAGCATCATCTCATGCATAGGTGGCAGCCACCTAAATTGCTTGCTGCCGCTAACTTTTTCTTTACCCTTTGACATTACTGCATatgaaaatagtatagtgagagtaGCATTTAGTAATTACGCTCGGAACATGAAtaacaaatcaaacacacatacaaccaCGCTTATGAATGTGCACAACAGAATGGAACATGCTAACTATGGAAATGATAATGTAATACCATCAAATAACAATGTAATGctaaaaatactttttcattacATCACCAAAAGTCTATATTACATACATTGtctttacaaaaaaacaaaaagaaaaaacacattacaaTCATAGAAATCTAAATAAAGTACTACTCTCCACTCCTGACATAATCAGACCACATGGCTTGGCATATCTCATCTCTCTTAGCATTCCATGATCTACTATCTTCGACGGACTCCCGACGGGATTGTGTTTCTTGTTGGTGGTCACTAAACTCTACTTGGTTCATTGCATCTTCCATAATATGGTCATTTGGTTCAACCCCcataatgtgattatgaaccACACAACACGCTAACACTACTTTCACTTGGGTTGGGAAAGACCAATATGGTTCTGCATCCAACACTCGAAAACGTTTTTTCACCACTCCAAACCCTCGCTCAATGGTAGTTCTCAATGAAGAGTGTCGGAGGTTGAACAATTCTTGCGCATTCTCAGGAGGACGATCACTAAACTCTTTCAAGTGATATCGTACACTTCGATACGGTGAcaatattccatttttattaccatacccagcatcaccaagataaaatttacctacatatattaaaaaaaaaaaaaccaaatcactaCTATGTTTAGGAAAacacataatatttattaaactaacaaaCCAAAAGGGTGAAGTAATCGTGTAATACCATTGGGAATTGAAAATCCCCCTGGCCTAGCAAATGCATCATTTAATACACGTGAATCATGTGCACTGCCTTCCCATCCAGCTAACACATAAGTGAACTTTAAGTCAAAACTAATGGCAGCTAACACATTTTGCGTGGTTCCATCTTTGCGACCACGAAATCTTCCTTGTATTTCAGGTGGCACAGATGCACGAACATGTGTACCATCTATTGCTCCAACACAATCCTAATTTTCGACAAACATAATggtttaaaattacataaatcttcacaatttacaaaaacacacaagtcgcaatatttaccttaaaatatgggtAAAATCTTCTGCTATTCCTTATCTCTGGAGGTGTATCTTCACTATGCAGTCTTATTAGAGCTCTATATAATTTCAGGACCCCCCTAAGGACAACCTTGAAGTATCTATGAACAGTCTCAGTTGATCTATAGATCCGACCACCCATTACACGAAACCTCACATTATGACCAATAATGTGCAAGAAAATGAACACTTGCTCTGTAACAGACATGTGAACAGTCGGACGTACGTGCTCCCCCTCAGTGAGGGTGTGACATAAGTGGTGGAAAGCTATAGGCTTCATCCTAAGTTGATTCACACAATGTCTCTCACTTCCATGCAAAACACTATTTATGTATTCCTTTCTCTCGGCGGCATGGTTAACATGAGGCGCCCTAGGCAGTTCTCTACGTCTACGTCGTAATTTCTTTAACAATGCAACCCCCACAAGGAGGACAGATGCAACTGAGGCAAGAATTGcggctttggtttttttcttcatctaacaaaatcacaaacattgTAGTCTAAGAGGTATGTAAACAAGTATGCTATTGATTACACCATAAATAAAATCAGCCACAAACATATAACATCCAAACcatcacattgcattctatttacACTATAACAATACCATCACATTGATAACTGCACATTGATATAGTACAATACCATCACATTACATTCTATTTATAATCACCTATATACCCAAAGCACCTTCAATGAAGgtttaaacacacacatattggTCTGCAAGAACATAATAACACCAAGCATGGGTGAAGCCCCAAAATTTCTACACATAACCCAACTAAccaaattctaataaaaatcacagcaaaaacCAATCATGCATAAGCAGTCAAGCcccaaaattctaaaaaaaaaattcagaccACAAACCAATTGGGAATAACCTGCAATCAGAAAAGCCCCAAAATTGATATATGCATCACCCATAAATACACAGTTTCATAAACaatggataattaaaaaaattgataaataaccTGCAATCAGAAAAGCCCCAAAATTTCATATGCATAATCCACAAATACACAGTTTAATCGACAAtgaataattgaaaaaattaataaataacctgcaatcagaaaagtcccaaaattttgatatacATTACCGACAAATACACAGTTATAAACaatgtataatacaaaaattaataaataaaaacatataaataattatataaatatttatataaataaacaactaaataaataaataaatatatatatatatatatatatatttcagagATCGGATCGGGAGGATGGGCTGGACCGGTGAGGTGAGTGGATCGGAGGTGAGTGAGTGTGTGGATCGGACGTGTGGGTTGGAGGTGAGGTGAGTGTGTGGCGGATCGGTGTGAGTTTGAGCAGGTCATTTTCTCACCGTGGGTCTGTGGCGTTTGGCGCGGTGGTCGTCTGGCAGAGCTCGGCGTGACCGGTGTGAGGTAGATCGGTGTCGGTTCGTGGATCGTTGGCTCTCGTTCTTTCTGTGTTTGGTTGGCCGGATCGGAGCTCTGGGTGGCTGGATCGATCGGGGTTCGTGGATCGTTGGCTCTCGTTCTTTCTGTGTTTGGTTGGCCGGATCGGAGCTCTGGGTGGCTGGATCGATTGGGGTTTGTGGATCGTTGGCTCTCGTTCAATAATAACTTCGCTCGTTGGCCGGATCGGAGCTCTGGGTGGCTGGATCAATCGGAGCTCTCGCACTTCGTTGGCTTCGATCTCGCTCGTTGGCTTCGATCTCGTTCGTTGGCTTCGATCTCGTTCGTTGGCTTGATCTATTCCGCACTTGATCTCGCTCGTTGGATCGTTGTGTTCttcgattgttttttttttttgttctttctctctcgctctcgtgttgtgttctctgttttttctctctctctctctgcgtttT contains these protein-coding regions:
- the LOC126719765 gene encoding uncharacterized protein LOC126719765; protein product: MSVTEQVFIFLHIIGHNVRFRVMGGRIYRSTETVHRYFKVVLRGVLKLYRALIRLHSEDTPPEIRNSRRFYPYFKDCVGAIDGTHVRASVPPEIQGRFRGRKDGTTQNVLAAISFDLKFTYVLAGWEGSAHDSRVLNDAFARPGGFSIPNGKFYLGDAGYGNKNGILSPYRSVRYHLKEFSDRPPENAQELFNLRHSSLRTTIERGFGVVKKRFRVLDAEPYWSFPTQVKVVLACCVVHNHIMGVEPNDHIMEDAMNQVEFSDHQQETQSRRESVEDSRSWNAKRDEICQAMWSDYVRSGE